The genomic DNA CGGGTGAGCCCTACATCACGCATCCGCTCGCGGTCGCCGGCATCCTGGCCGAAATGCGCCTCGATACCGACGGGCTCTGCGCGGCGATCCTGCATGACACGCTCGAAGACACCCTGGTGTCGCATGCCGAGCTGGCCGCGCAATTCGGCGAGGACGTGGCCGAGTTGGTGGACGGCGTCACCAAGCTCGACAAGGTCAAGTTCCGCAGTCGCCAGGAGGCGAATGCCGAGAGCTTCCGCAAGATGATGCTGGCGATGGCGCGCGACCTGCGCGTCATCCTGATCAAGCTCGCCGACCGGTTGCACAACATGCGCACGCTGGACGCCATGAGCGACGAGTCGCGGCGCCGCATCGCCCTGGAAACCCTCGAGATCTACGCGCCGATCGCGCAGCGCCTGGGCATGAACGCGATCAAGGCCGAGCTGCAGAATCACGGCTTTGCCGCCTACCATCCCTTGCGCCACCGCGTGCTCGAAGATCACCTGCGCCAGCTCAACGGCAATCGTCGCGATGGCGTCGCGAAGATCCAGCAGACCATTGCCGCCAAGCTCGACCACGAGAGCATTCCGGCGCGATTGGTATCGCGGGTGAAATCGCCGTATTCGATCTATACGAAGATGAAGACCGAGCACAAGACGCTGGCCCAGGTGCTGGATGTCTATGGTGTGCGCGTCGTGGTGCGCGAGACCATGCAGTGCTACATGGCGCTCGGCGCGGTGCATGGGCTGTTCAAGCCGGTCGATGGCCGGTTCCGTGACTTCATCGCGATGCCGAAGGCGAACGGTTACCAGAGCCTGCACACGGTCTTGTTCGGGCCGGGCGGCACGCCGATCGAAGTGCAGATCCGCACCGAGGACATGGACCTGCTGGCCGAACGTGGCATCGCCGCACACTGGGCCTACAAGAGCGAAGGGTCGGCGGGCAACAATGCCCAGTCGCGCGCGCGCGAGTGGGTCGCCGGGCTGGTCGATGCGCAATCGCGTTCCGATACGTCGATCGAGTTCGTCGAACACGTCAAGGTCGACCTGTTTCCGGACGAGGTCTACCTGTTCACGCCGAAGGGCGACATCCTCGCCCTGCCGCGCAATGCCACTGCGCTCGATTTCGCCTATGCCGTGCATACCCACGTCGGCGACCACGCGGTGGCGGCGCGCGTCGACAAGAAGCTGGTGCCGCTGCGTACGCGCCTGAGCAGCGGCCAGTCGATCGAGATCATCACCGCGGCGAGCGCGCAGCCGCAGATCGGCTGGCTCGAATTCGTCGTCAGTTCGAAGGCGCGCAGCGCGATCCGCCATGCGCTGAAGCACATGCAGCATGAGGAGTCGATCGAGATCGGGCACCGCCTGCTGGATCGCGCGCTGGAAGTCCTCGGTGCCTCGATCGAACAGATCCCGGCACCGATGCTCGATGCCTATCTGCAGGAACACCGGCTGCGCCGACTGGAAGACCTGCTCGCCGAAATCGCGCTCGGCAACCGCATGCCACAACAAGTCGCGCATGCGCTGGTGCGCGATGCCGTGACCCTGGATCTCGGCACGATGGCGCGTGGCCAGGACAAGATCCTGATTTCGGGAGCAGAACGCGGTGTCGTCTCGTTCGGCAACTGTTGCCATCCCTTGCCCGGCGACGACATCGTCGGTTACCTGTCGGCCGGCAAGGGCATCGTCGTGCACCAGGCCGAATGCCCGAACATCCCGGAGTTCCGCAAGAATCCTGACCGTTTCGTGGCCATCGCCTGGGACCGCGAGATCAGCGGCGACTTCAAGGTCGCGCTGAAAGTCGTGGTCGACAACAAGCCGGGCGTGCTGGCGACGGTGGCCGCGGCGATTGCCGAATGCCAGTCGAACATCGATACGGTCGAATATCAGGAACGTGACCTGCGCACTGCCGCGATGCTGTTCGTGATCGAAGTGAAGCACCGCAAGCACCTGGCCGAAGTGTTGCGGCGATTGCGGCGCGCGCCGGTGGTGCACGCCGTCAGTCGTTACGTCGGCTGAGACCGGTTAGCATCGCCTTCTTGGATTCGACCGAAATCGATTCGGGAGTGAAACATGCGGGACATCATCAGCACCGACGGCGCACCCGCCGCGATCGGCACCTATTCGCAGGCCGTGAAGTGCGGCCCGACCGTGTATCTGTCCGGCCAGATCCCGCTTGATCCGGCCACCGGCCAGATGGTCGAAGGTGCCATCGAGCTGCACATCCGCCGCGTGTTCGACAATCTGCGCGCGCTCTGCCTGGCCGCTGGCGGTGATCTCGAACACATCGTCAAGCTCAACGTGTTCCTGACCGACCTGTCGAACTTCGGCGAGGTGAACCGCATCATGGCGGAATACTTCTCGGCGCCGTATCCGGCCCGTGCGGCGATCGGGGTTGCGGCGCTGCCGCGTGGTGCGCAGGTCGAAATGGATGCGATCGTTGTCCTGGATTGATCGGGCATGAGCGATGCCGCGTCGCGACCGCTGGCTGATGTGCGCGGTGTCGGTCCGGCCATTGCCGAGGCTCTGGCGCGACTGTCGTTGCATGCGCTGTCGGATTTCTGGTTCCACTTGCCGTTGCGCTACGAGGATCGCACGCGCATCGCCGCCATCCGTGACCTGCGTCCGGGCGAGAGTGCGCAGGTCGAGGCCGTCGTCGACGCGGTCGAGCGCGGATTTCGCTTCCGGCCGATGTTGCGCGTGGTGGTGTCCGATGACAGCCGCGCGACGCTGACCCTGCGCTTCTTCCATTTCTCGAAATCGCAGGCGGAAGGCTTTCTGCCGGGCTTGCGTCTGCGCATCTACGGTGAGGTGCGCGAGGGTGCCAACGGTCTCGAGATCGTGCACCCGCGTTACCAGCGGGTGCAGCTGGACACGCCACTGGATTCCACGCTGACGCCGGTCTATCCGGCGACGGAAGGCGTCGGCCAGACGACCCTGGTCCGGCTCGCGAGGCTGGCGCTCGCGGCCCTGCCCGACGACACCGTTCTCGATGTGTTGCCGGAGTCGCTGCGGCGCACCGCACATCTGCCCAGTCTCGGCGCCGCGTTGCGCCTTGTGCATGCACCGGCCGGCGATGCCGACATCGCGCGGCTGATGGCGCGCACGCATCCCGCGCAGCAGCGGCTCGCCTTCGATGAACTGCTCGCGCACCAGATCGGCATGCGCAAGTTGCGTCGCCATCTGCGCGCGATGCCGGCGCCGAAGATCCGACATGACAAGGCCAGACGTCGCGCGTTTCTCGAGGCCTTGCCGTTCGCCCTGACGAAGGCGCAAGTCCGCGTGCTTGGCGAAATCGACCGGGACCTCGCCGCCGGCAAGCCGATGTTGCGCCTGGTTCAGGGCGATGTCGGATCGGGCAAGACCGTGGTCGCGGCCCTGTCGGCGCTCGCGGCTGCCGGTGCAGGGGTGCAGACCGCGGTGATGGCGCCGACCGAACTGCTGGCGGAGCAGCACCTGCGCAATTTCGAGCGTTGGTGCGAGCCGTTCGGACTGCGTGTGGTCTGGCTGGCCGGCAAGGTCACCGGCAAGGCACGAGCGAGGGCATTGGCGGACATCGCTGCAGGCGCCGAGATCGTCATCGGCACCCATGCGTTGATGCAGGAAGGTGTCGTGTTCGCGAACCTCGGGCTCGCGATCATCGACGAGCAGCACCGCTTTGGCGTGCACCAGCGCCTGGCGCTGCGCAACAAGGGGCGCGACGGTGCGCGTACCCCGCACCAACTGGTGATGACGGCGACGCCGATTCCCCGCACCCTGGCGATGGCCGCCTATGCCGATCTCGACGTCTCGGTGATCGACGAACTGCCGCCCGGACGCACACCCGTGACGACGGTGGCGGTGTCGGATGCGCGCCGCGACGAGATCGTCGAGCGCATCCGGATCGCCTGCGCCGAAGGTCGCCAGGCGTATTGGGTGTGTCCGCTGATCGAGGAGTCCGAGCAGCTGGAAGCCAAGGCCGCGCAGGCCACCCACGAGGATCTGCAGCGTGCCTTGCCCGATGTGCGCATCGGTCTGTTGCACGGACGCATGAAACCGCGCGACAAACAGGCCGTGATGGATGCCTTCAAGTCGGGCGAGATTCGTCTGCTGGTCGCGACGACCGTGATCGAAGTCGGCGTCGATGTGCCGAATGCGAGTCTGATGGTGATCGACAACGCCGAACGTCTTGGCCTGGCACAACTGCACCAATTGCGCGGGCGCGTCGGGCGCGGCGCGGCGGCATCGAGTTGCGTGCTCGTGTGGCAGCCGCCACTGTCGGTCCTGGCGCGCGAACGCCTCGCGGTGATGCGCGAGACCAATGATGGGTTCCGCATCGCCGAGAAAGACCTCGCCTTGCGCGGGCCCGGCGAAGTGGTCGGTACGCGCCAGACCGGCGAGATGAATTTCCGTGTCGCCGACTTGGTCCGCGATGCGGAGGTGATGCCGAAGGTGGCGCAGGCGGCCGACTGGTTGCTCGAACACGACCTGCGCGCGGCCGACGCGCTGGTCGCGCGCTGGATCGGCCAAGCCGTGGAATTTGCACAAGCATGAGGATTGAACGATGCAACGATTGCTGATCGATACCGACCCGGGCGTGGACGATGCGCTGGCCTTGTTGATGGCTTATGCGCATCCGGGCACGAAGGTCGAGGCGCTGACCATTACCGCCGGCAATGTCGGCATCCGGCATACCTTGCGCAATGCCTTGAACCTGGTCGAATTGGTGGGTGCCGACACGCCGGTATTCGCTGGCGCCAGCGATCCACTGGTGCGGCCTGCCGAGGATGCCGCATTCGTGCATGGTCAGGATGGTTTTGGCGATGTCGGCCTGCCGCCGCCGAGTCGTGCGGCCGACGTCGAGCACGCCGCCACGGCAATGGTGCGGTTGGCGCGGCAACATCCGGGCGAATTGACCTTCGTCATGCTCGGTCCGCTGACCAATCTGGCGCTCGCGCTGAAACTCGATCCCGATCTGCCGACGCGGGTGCCGCGCCTGGTGATCATGGGCGGTGCGGTGAGTGGGCGCGGCAACGTGTCGCGCACCACCAGCGAGTTCAACATCCATTTCGATCCCGAGGCCGCGGCCGTGGTGTTCGATGCGTGGCCGCAATTCGAGCTGGTGGACTGGGAAGCCACCCTGGCGCACGGCATTCCGTTCGCCGATCTGGCGCGCTGGCTGGCGGCGGACAGTCCGCGTGCGCGCTTCTACGATGCGATCTCGCGCAAGACCCGCGACTGGATGCAGGCCTGCCGCAACAACACCTACTGGCATGCGGCCGATGGCTTGGCGATGGCGGCGGTGCTGGATCCGGCGGCTGTCGAGTGCTGGGAGACGCGCTCGATCAAGATCGAGCTCGACGGCGCGCTGACCCGTGGCATGACCGTGGTCGACTGGGCCGGGCGGATGAGCTGGCGGGTGCAAAGTCGCATCCTGATGCGCTACCGACTCGACCGCTTCGCAGGACTGATCCAGTCGGCCTTGGCTTGATCCTTGAATTGCAAGGGAAAAACACATTCCCTGAATGCTTGGGGACGAATAATCTTGCCAAGACCCCCCGGCGTGGCTACGATGCGCCTCTTTTTTGCGGCCGGTTCCTCGCCATGAAAGCTGACATCCATCCGAAATACAACGAAGTCGTGTTCCACGACGTCACGGCCGATTTCAAGTTCCTGACTCGCTCGACCATCACGAGCAAGGAAAAGACGACTTGGGAAGACGGCAAGGAATATCCGCTCGTGAAGCTGGAGCTCTCCTCGGCGTCGCACCCGTTCTACACGGGCAAGCACAAGATCGTCGATACCGGCGGTCGTCTCGAGAAGTTCCGCAAGCGTTACGCGGGCAAGTAATTCGTCCAGCGCAGGATCGCGCTGCACGGGGCTGACCGACGCCGTGGCCGAAAGGCCGCGGCGTTTGTCTTTTCGGCCTTTGCAAAACCACGTGCCGCGATGCGGAAATTTCAAACGCGCGTGCGATAATCGGCCGCGAAACGAACGAAGGAGTGTCCCGTGTCCGACCACAGCGTGCAGATCACCGACAGCACCACCAGCAAGTCCGCCACCCTGCCGGTCGTGTCCGGCCAGCTTGGTCCTGCGGCGATCGACATCGGCAAGCTGCACAAGGAAACCGGGTTGTTCACCTACGACCCCGGATTCATGTCCACGGCGAGCTGCCGCAGTGCGATCACCTACATCGATGGCGATGCCGGCGTGCTGATGTACCGCGGCTATCCGATCGAGCAGCTCGCGAAACATTCGAACTTCCTCGAGGTCGCCTACCTGCTGATGAACGGCGAGTTGCCGAACGCGCAGCAGTTCTCCACGTTCGAACACGAAGTCACGCATCACACGATGATGCACGAGGCGGTAAAGAGCTTCCTCGGCGGCTTCCGCCACGACGCACATCCGATGGCAATGCTGTGCGGCATGATCGGCTCGCTGGCGGCGTTCTACCACGACTCGCTCGATATCGACGACGCGGAGCAGCGTCGCCTGGCTGCAGTACGCCTGATCGCCAAGGTGCCGACGATCGCGGCGGCCTGCTACCGCTATTCGATCGGCTGGCCGAACCGCTATCCGCGCAACAATCTCGACTACTGCACGCGCTTCCTGCACATGATGTTCGAAGTTCCGTCGGAGCCGCTGGTGCTGCCGCCGGTGGCAGCGAAAGCGCTGGATTTGCTGTTTATCCTGCACGCCGACCACGAGCAGAATGCGTCCACGTCGACGGTGCGTCTGGTCGGTTCGACCGGTGCCAACCCCTATGCCTGCGTCGCTGCCGGTATTGCGGCACTGTGGGGGCCGGCGCACGGTGGAGCGAACGAGGCGGTGCTGACCATGCTCAACGAGATCGGCAGCGCTGATCAGGTGGGCAAGGCCGTCGAGAAGGCCAAGGACAAGAACTCCGGTTTCCGGCTGATGGGCTTTGGTCACCGCGTCTACAAGAACTTCGATCCGCGCGCGACCATCATTCGCGAAATGTGCCATCAGGTGCTGAACGAACTCGGCGTGCACGATCCTCTGCTCGATGTCGCGATGAAGCTGGAAGAGGCGGCGCTGAAGGATCCGTATTTCATCGAGCGCAAGCTGTATCCGAACGTCGATTTCTACTCGGGCCTGATCTACAAGGCGCTGAAGATTCCGACCGAGATGTTCACCGTCATGTTCGCGATCGCACGCACGGCCGGCTGGGTCGCACACTGGCTCGAACAGAACGTCACGCCGGATGCGAAGATCGGTCGTCCGCGCCAGGTCTATGTCGGTTCGCCGGCGCGCGACTACGTCGATCTCGCCAAGCGCTGATTGCGGTCCGCGGGTTGTCCAGAGAGGCGGCGTCAGCCGCCTTTTTGTTTGGCGATCAAGTCGCGGACGGCATTGATCGACGCCCGCTGCATCGGCGTATCTGCAGTACGCGACAACGGCGCCTGGCGCAGATGCATTCGCGGCAACAGGGTCAGGTCGATGGTGGTCTCGTCGGCATCGAAGCGCAGCGCCGGGAACTCGGCGCTGTGCTCGCGCGACAGGCGCAGTACGCGATCGTCCTCGTCGTAGGGAATTTGCCGGTCGTCGAGAAAACGCAATACTTCGGATGGATCGTCTTCGAACAAATGCAGGCAGACGGCTGAATGCGCGTCGGCCGTGCCTTCGAGCACGGCGCCCACCAGTCGCGGTTCGAATTGCGCGAGGAAGGTCATGGCTTCGACAGCAACCTTGCGCAACTCCAGCAACCGTTGCGGTTGCGATTGCGACTGGAACAGGCGCTGGTAATCGCGCAGCGCGGCCTCGATCTCGCGATTGGTCGGCAGATCGCGTTCGTCGCGCGCGCCGACGCGTTCCGCCGCCTTGCGTTTCGCGGCGCCGTAGTCGCGAACGCCGTGCTCGGCCATGAGGCGCGCCGCCTCCTGGGCGAGGCGAACACGCAGGTCGCTGTCGTGGCGGCTCATCGGCGGCTCAGAACAGGTCGATGCCCTGTTGTTCCGCGTCCTGTTGCTCGGGGCTGTTTTCATCGACCACGGACAGTCGCATCAGGTCCTCGGTCTTGAAGAATTCGACGATGCCGCCTTCGCTGCCTTCCGCAAGCAGGTTGCCCGCACCATTGATGTGCGCCGTGGTGATGCCGTTCGGAACCACCAATTCCATTTCGGGAACGCCGTCCAGCGCCACGCGCATGAAATCGATCCAGATCGGCAGTGCGGTCTGTGCCGCGAATTCGCGGTCGCCGAGTGAGGAGAAGTCGTCGTGGCCCATCCAGACGGTGGCGACCAGCGCCGGATTGAAGCCGGAAAACCAGGCATCCCGATAACTGTTGGTGGTGCCGGTCTTTCCGGCCAGATCGTTGCGCTCGAGCACCATGGCGCCGCGGCCGGTGCCGCGCTTGACGACATCGCGCATCACGCTGGTGATCAGGAAGGCGTTGCGCTCGTCGATGACGCGTGGTGCGAGCGGGCTTTCTGCGGTTTTTGCCGGGCCAGCGATTTCCGGAGTAGTCGGTGCGGGAGCGGTTTCGGGCAGCGCAGAGCTGCCATTGAGCATCGCCGAAAGATCATCGGCGCTCGCTGCGCCGCCGTCATCGCTGCCAGCAATGCGGGCGATGCATTCGCGGCAAGCCCGTTTGGGCGTGGCAGTGTAGATCGCGTTGCCGGAATCATCCTCGATGCGTTCGACGCTGTAGGTATCGACCAGATAGCCGCCGTTCGCGAACACCGAGTAGCCACGCGCCATGGCCAACGGCGGCAGGGACGATGTGCCCAGCGCCAAGGACAGATTCTGCGGCAACGATTCCGGCGGGAAGCCGAAACGCTGGATGTATTCGCGCGCAAAACCGATGCCGACGGCATCCAGCAAGCGCACCGAGACCAGATTGCGCGACAGAACCATCGCTTCGCGCAGGCGCATCGGACCGAGAAACTTCTCGTTGTCGTTCTGCGGCTTCCACACGCCGCCCTCGGACGATGGATCAGCGAACGCGAGCGGCGCATCGTTCACGATCGAGGCCGGATTGAAGCCGCGTTCGAAGGCCGCCGCGTAGACGAAGGGCTTGAAGCTCGATCCGGGTTGGCGGTTGCTCTGGGTCGCGCGATTGAACTTCGACAAGGTGAAGCTGAATCCGCCGGTGATGGCGCGAATGCTGCCGTCCTCGGGATCGACTGCGGTCAACGCGGCCTGCACGCGCGGCAGTTGCGAGAGATGCCAGACGCCCTCGCCATCGCGCGCGATGCGAACGACATCGCCCGCGGCCAGTGCTTGCGACACTTCCTTGGGCTTGGGACCCAGTGCGCCGGTCTCGCTGCGTGGTCGCGCCCATTCCACCGCCGGCAGGTCGAGCAATACGACCTGGCCATCGGCAAGGATGACGGACGCCGATTCGGCGTCGCTGGCGGTCACCAGTCCGGGCATCAGCCCCGAGACCGAGCGGTAAGCACCGACTGCCGCACGACGGTCCTCGACAGTGGTCAGCGTCGCCAGGTCGAGGCGCGCTTCCGGGCCGCGGAATCCTTTGCGCTGGTCGAATGCGAGCAGGCGGTCGCGAACGGCGGCATTGGCTGCCTCCTGCAGTCTGGAGTCGACGGTCGTGAACGCCTTGTAGCCGTTGTTCAGCGCGTCGGCGCCAGCGCGCTCAATCACCTCCAGGCGCACCATCTCGGCGAGGTAAGGCGCGTCCAGCTCGATCGCCGGCTCATGCGGAAATGCATGGTTCGGCTCCGCTTGCGCAGCGCGCATCTGTTCCGGCGTGATCACCCCGATCTCGGACATCCGTTCAAGAACATAGTCGCGGCGAATCAGCGCACGCTCCGGATTGGTCAAGGGGTTGCCGCTGGACGGGAACTTCGGAATCGAGGCCAACATCGCCGCCTCGGCCAAATCGAGATCCGCCAGCTTCTTTCCGTAGTAGAACTCGGCGGCCGCCGCGATGCCGTAGGAGCGGTAGCCGAAGAAGATCTTGTTCAAGTAGAGCTCAAGGATCTCGTCCTTGCTGAGTTCGCGTTCGAGACGCAGTGCCAGAAAAATCTCGGCCACCTTGCGTGTCATCGAATATTCGTTGCTGAGGAAGAAGTTGCGCGCGACCTGCTGGGTGATGGTGCTGCCACCCGGCACGCGGCGGTCGTCGGTGGTCGCCAGCAGCCAGACCGCCCGCACGATGCCGCGCCAGTCAATGCCGGGGTGTTGATAAAAACGGGCATCCTCGATGGCGAGGAACGCATTCCGGACCATGATCGGCACTTCGCTGATATCGACCGGCGTGCGTTTGGTCTCGCCGAACATTGCGATCAGCTTGCCGTCCCGGGAGTAGACCCGCAGCGGGACTTGCAGCCGGACGTCGCGGATCTCGGCCGCCGTGGGCAGGCGCGGCTCGACCATCCAGTAGGCCACGGCGATCGCCGCGACCCCCAGCAGAAACCCGGTCAGGCCGAGAATCAGGCCCCATTTCAGCATGCGTCGAATCAGGCGTTTCACCGCGACAGACCTACGTTTGACCAAAAAGAACGCGAGTATAGGAGGCATTGCCAAGGATTCAGCCCGGGAGTAGCGTCAAGTTCACGATTCAAGGGGCCAATTCGGGGGCTGTTGCCAGTTGGTTAAGTTTGGGATTTAATGTATCTACGCATGAACCGCTCGTAAGAGCCCGTGGGAAGGGGAAAAAGTGTGGGACTGTTCTCAGCAAGTACACCTCCTTTGATCGGCGTGGACATCAGCTCCACAGCGGTAAAGCTGCTGCAATTGTCACAGGCGGGCGGCCGCTATCGCGTCGAACACTATGCGGTCGAGCCCTTGCCGCCGAATGCGGTGGTCGAAAAGAACATCGTCGAAGTCGAGGCGGTGGGTGAGGCAATCAAACGCGCATTTGCGCGTAGCGGCGCCCGGACCAAGTTCGCGGCGGCATCGGTCGCCGGGTCGGCGGTGATCACCAAGATCATCCCGATGCAGGCCGACTTGTCCGAGGACGACCTCGAAGGCCAGATCCTTGCCGAAGCCCAGCAATACATCCCGTATCCGCTTGAGGAAGTCAGCCTCGATTTCGAAGTGCTGGGGCCGGTCAAGGACAACCCGGAACTGATGAATGTGCTGCTGGCCGCGTCGCGTACGGAAAACGTCGATGTCCGCGTTGCCGCGCTGGACGTCGGCGGTCTTGCCGCGAAAGTGGTCGATGTCGAGGCGTTTGCAATGGAGAACGCCTACAAGCTGCTTTCGGATCAGCTCAGTGTTCCGAAGGACGCGACCGTTGCTGTAGTCGACATCGGCGCAACCATGACCACGCTGTCGGTGCTGAAGAACCAGCGCACCATCTATACCCGCGAACAGGTGTTCGGCGGCAAGCAGCTCACCGATGAAGTGATGCGGCGCTACGGTCTTTCCTACGAGGAAGCCGGCATGGCCAAGCGCCAAGGTGGTTTGCCGGAGAGCTACGAGATCGAGGTGCTTGAGCCGTTCAAGGAGGCGATGGTTCAGCAGATCAGCCGATTGCTGCAGTTTTTCTTCGCCGGCACCGAGTTCAGCAAGGTCGACCAAGTCGTGCTCGCGGGTGGCTGTGCCTCGATTCCGGGCGTCGCGGAGATGGTGGAGGAGCAGATCGGCGTGCCGACCATCGTCGCCAACCCGCTGGCCGGCATGAGCTTGTCGAATCGCGTCCAGGCGCAGACGCTGGCTCAGGATGCGCCGGCGCTGATGATCGCCTGTGGCCTCGCACTCAGGAGCTTCGACTGATGGCCAAGATCAATCTATTGCCGTGGCGCGCAGAGCGACGCAAGCAGCGCGAACGCGAGTTCCAGACCATGCTCGGGGGCGCCCTGATCGTGGGCTTGATCGCTGTCTTCGTGGCCATCTTCCATTGGGATGGTCTTAAGGAGGACCAGACCCAGCGCAACCAATTGCTGGAACGAGAAATTACCGCACTCGATGCCAAGATCAAGGAGATCGAGGCGCTGCAGCAGACGCGTGAACAGTTGCTGCAGCGCAAGCAGATCATCGAGCAGCTTCAGTCCAGCCGAACCCAGATGGTGCACATGTTCGACGAGTTGGTGCGGACCTTGCCCGATGGGGTGCGTCTGACGTCGCTGAAGCAGAGTGCCGATTCGATCGAAATCGAGGGCATGACTCAGTCTTGGGCCCGAGCTGCGCAATACGTCCGGAACCTCGAGAAGAGCGAGTGGATCCGCAAGCCGGACGTCAAGATCATCGACTCGACGACGCCCGACAAGGCCGCCCGCTATCGCTTCTCGCTGACGGCCAATCTGCGCAAGTCCGAAGACGAGAAGGCCGATGCGCAAGAAGGTGAAGTCGACCTTGCCGCGCCGCTCAATGCACAGGCGGGAGGTGCGCAGTGAAACTTTCCGATATCAACAATCTGGACGCCAAGAACTACGGTTCCTGGCCGATGCCGGTCAAGTTTGTGGCTGCACTGCTCTTGTTCGTGGTCGTCCTGGTTGCCGGCTATTTCATGAAGATCAAGCCGGCCAATGACGAGCTCGACATCTTGCGTGCGAAAGAACAAGAGCTGATCAGCGTATTCACCGAGAAGCAGGGCAAGGTCGTCAATCTCGAGGAATACAAGAAGCAGCTTGAAGAAATGCGCGAGTTGTTGCGACAAATGATCCGCCAGTTGCCGAGCAAGACCGAGATGCCGGACTTGTTGATTGATATCTCGCAGACAGCGCTTTCGTCCGGCATCGACAACGAGTTGTTTGAGCCTGGACCGGAAGTGGCGAAAGAGTTCTATGCGGAAAAGCCGATCACGCTGCGCATGAAGGGCAGCTACCACCAGTTCGGTGCATTTGTGAGCGGTGTCGCTTCACTTCCGCGCGTGGTGATCCTGACCATGCATGACGTGTCCTTGACGCCGGGCGGAGTGCAGCCCGGACGGACTCCTGCTGCGCCGGTTTCCAGCGGAACGCTGGTGCTGGAGGGCACGGTGAAGACCTATCGCTACCTGGATGACGAGGAACTGTCTTCAATGGCCTCTGACGCCGCACCGGTCAATGGCGCGGCACCCGCGCCAGCCGCCCCAGCA from Lysobacterales bacterium includes the following:
- a CDS encoding penicillin-binding protein 1A: MLKWGLILGLTGFLLGVAAIAVAYWMVEPRLPTAAEIRDVRLQVPLRVYSRDGKLIAMFGETKRTPVDISEVPIMVRNAFLAIEDARFYQHPGIDWRGIVRAVWLLATTDDRRVPGGSTITQQVARNFFLSNEYSMTRKVAEIFLALRLERELSKDEILELYLNKIFFGYRSYGIAAAAEFYYGKKLADLDLAEAAMLASIPKFPSSGNPLTNPERALIRRDYVLERMSEIGVITPEQMRAAQAEPNHAFPHEPAIELDAPYLAEMVRLEVIERAGADALNNGYKAFTTVDSRLQEAANAAVRDRLLAFDQRKGFRGPEARLDLATLTTVEDRRAAVGAYRSVSGLMPGLVTASDAESASVILADGQVVLLDLPAVEWARPRSETGALGPKPKEVSQALAAGDVVRIARDGEGVWHLSQLPRVQAALTAVDPEDGSIRAITGGFSFTLSKFNRATQSNRQPGSSFKPFVYAAAFERGFNPASIVNDAPLAFADPSSEGGVWKPQNDNEKFLGPMRLREAMVLSRNLVSVRLLDAVGIGFAREYIQRFGFPPESLPQNLSLALGTSSLPPLAMARGYSVFANGGYLVDTYSVERIEDDSGNAIYTATPKRACRECIARIAGSDDGGAASADDLSAMLNGSSALPETAPAPTTPEIAGPAKTAESPLAPRVIDERNAFLITSVMRDVVKRGTGRGAMVLERNDLAGKTGTTNSYRDAWFSGFNPALVATVWMGHDDFSSLGDREFAAQTALPIWIDFMRVALDGVPEMELVVPNGITTAHINGAGNLLAEGSEGGIVEFFKTEDLMRLSVVDENSPEQQDAEQQGIDLF
- a CDS encoding pilus assembly protein PilM, whose protein sequence is MGLFSASTPPLIGVDISSTAVKLLQLSQAGGRYRVEHYAVEPLPPNAVVEKNIVEVEAVGEAIKRAFARSGARTKFAAASVAGSAVITKIIPMQADLSEDDLEGQILAEAQQYIPYPLEEVSLDFEVLGPVKDNPELMNVLLAASRTENVDVRVAALDVGGLAAKVVDVEAFAMENAYKLLSDQLSVPKDATVAVVDIGATMTTLSVLKNQRTIYTREQVFGGKQLTDEVMRRYGLSYEEAGMAKRQGGLPESYEIEVLEPFKEAMVQQISRLLQFFFAGTEFSKVDQVVLAGGCASIPGVAEMVEEQIGVPTIVANPLAGMSLSNRVQAQTLAQDAPALMIACGLALRSFD
- a CDS encoding PilN domain-containing protein, producing MAKINLLPWRAERRKQREREFQTMLGGALIVGLIAVFVAIFHWDGLKEDQTQRNQLLEREITALDAKIKEIEALQQTREQLLQRKQIIEQLQSSRTQMVHMFDELVRTLPDGVRLTSLKQSADSIEIEGMTQSWARAAQYVRNLEKSEWIRKPDVKIIDSTTPDKAARYRFSLTANLRKSEDEKADAQEGEVDLAAPLNAQAGGAQ
- a CDS encoding type 4a pilus biogenesis protein PilO; amino-acid sequence: MPVKFVAALLLFVVVLVAGYFMKIKPANDELDILRAKEQELISVFTEKQGKVVNLEEYKKQLEEMRELLRQMIRQLPSKTEMPDLLIDISQTALSSGIDNELFEPGPEVAKEFYAEKPITLRMKGSYHQFGAFVSGVASLPRVVILTMHDVSLTPGGVQPGRTPAAPVSSGTLVLEGTVKTYRYLDDEELSSMASDAAPVNGAAPAPAAPATPPAQ